The Betta splendens chromosome 12, fBetSpl5.4, whole genome shotgun sequence genome contains the following window.
TGGCTCCTTGCAATTTTGTTGATGTGAAATAGCAATTTCTAAATGACTCTAAGTGATTCAGCAGCTCGTGACCCGCCTACCTGTCCTGACTCAGCAACCGTCCCTTTCTTGGCAATCTCATCGGTAATAACAGACACATATCGGCGTTGCTCATCCAGGATCATGGCGAGCTGCCGGTGGAGCTGTTTGATCTCCATATGGATCCTGTTCTGGCCTTCGAACACCTGACGGATCTCCCTTTCGTTCACGCTCTCGTAAAAGTCTTCAACTGAAAAGATAAAAATCCAAGGTTATGAGCAGTAGCAAGAAAATCAGCTCTCTTTAAAGTCTCAGTGTGGGATCCATTTTTCTAAATAATTTAAACTCTGcagtacaaaacacaaaactatttattatttcattcatttttgtattttacacAATGAATTAGGTTTTAGCAAACTAACTTGGCTCTGCTTGGACGTCTGGGTGCTCTTTCTGAAActcctctttctttttgtcAAGCTCTTGCTGGAAGTTCTGAAATTCCTCCTGGTACTTGTCCTTCTCTTCCTTAGGAATCTCAGATTCAGGTGGGGGCTTCAatggaaaagacaaaaaaaaaacctctctgAGCTCAATAGAGGCCATGCTTCTACCGGGCACATGCATGCAcgtgtgcacagacacacactgcttcaGAGAGAGTatggagcgcacacacacgcacacacaggactGTGAACATATTAGAAGATGTAGGAAAATATAGTTACCGGTTGCTGGCCTGGTTCTGTGAGTCTGAATAACAAGAAGGACAAAACATCATGGTCATCTGATGGAGCAAAGAAAGTCTGAATTAGATAATGGTAGAGAGGCACTTTACAGTGGCACAAGAAATACCACCATCACTACAGAGCAATCACAATGAGAAAGTCCATTTTCTGTGATAGTATTAATAGGAATAACGTTAAATATTTATTGGTAAACTTAAATGATTTGTATACTTATCTTTCAGTAGTAACAAAAAAGCTACAAAACTTTGTTTTTCACCAGGATTTGGACTTAACTGTTTAGCTGAAACTAAGACGCCTACAGGgagaaactgtgttttttttaaaagggCACACAGTTCCTTAAACGGTAAATGAATACCTGCTAAACCACCAGTGGCAGCTGAAACTCCAAAGAAGCCCTCACTGGGAATGATCATATTGTCGACCTTTGTGCAGAACTCATAGTCCTCTTTGTCTGGAGTGAAACCGTTGTTAATCAAGACCTGGTGAGAAACCACAAATACAGCAGAAAATGTAAAGTGTTAAATGTCACTTCATATAAACCTGCACACATCATTTTTTGTTACACGTGTTGTTTATGCTCAGCTCTTGCGTTTGTATGTGAGCGTTCATGTTGCCTCCTACCGTTAACGTCTTCTTGTAGTAGGTTATTTTGGCTCGGACGGGATAGGGTTTGTTGCGAAAGTCTCGTAAACACGTGCCGAGGGCTTGTGTGCTGCCGTCGCTGGATGGAAACAACATTTGGAGAGAACAATACGACTTTGAAGAACTGAGCTACACAATGCATATGCACAGAAATGCCAAACATGATCACTAGAAAGGTGCCGACCGCTGATGCCCCTGTATGTTTTTGTAAACATTTTAATGGTATAGAAAAAACTATAAACTCTAAGATGACAGAGGAATGGCATTGAAAAAGTGATTTAAAGCTTTCACGGGCCCAGAGGAGATTAGAAAAGACAAAGGATTATTTACTTTCCAAGCAAATACAATCATATTTCCTAATCTTCTTTAAGTTGCTAAAATGTGAGTTGGTGATGACATCGCAGCAGCACAAAAGAACTGTTTACTTACTTTTGATGGTCATAAACAAGTTTGCCATTGTTTCCCACAACAATTATAGCTGGGTTATTTTTCTGGAATgaggatgagaaaaaaaaacaaagaagaaaacacattaatCCGTGTTTTATCTGAAGACCTGAGGTGGCTTTGTGTTGAGGTAATCTTATATTTAGATATTAATACCATACCTgagcacaaataaaatatattcagTAGTGAATATTATGGGCTTGTTTTTCAATCCATAAACAGACAAAAtatttttgcttaaaaaaaaacaaatgatgtaaTACAGTATAGAAAGAGATTACCACACAGTGATATTTGTTTTTTCACTACACTTCCTCCATTACTTCACCtgtgaaaaacagcaaaacagtaGCTGCTGGTTGTCTGTGTAGCAGATAATCCAGTTGTATGAGGGAGTAACACGGGAGTCTTTTTAACACGGCCCATTTTAAAACCTCCCAATATTTTAGGATCATACGTACtgtattgtttgtattgtgaGGTAATTTTGGGAAAATGCCCATTTGACACCAACCTTTCCGTCATTGTCAAAAGAGTCAAAGAAGATTCCAATTCCGTTCCACTGGTCGGCCGCTCCGTACACGGGGCCGTCCAGGCCTTGTGCAGATGTGAACCACACGGCCTGTCAGACGATCAAAGCACAACTAATGGTTTATACAGACATGTGACAGACACTCTGTAAGAATTAGTGTGAGTATGAGAATCGTGTGGCTGGTGGCTTCCCAGCTCCTCACCAGACCATCAGCTCCCATCCTGCCTCTCCCAGACACTCTGAAGGTCACCTCCGCCTCCCAGTGCTCAAAGCGGACTTTATTTTTCGTCCACGCGGAGCCTCTCTGGCTCCTGAGGGAGGGCGTGATGCGTATCTGGTCTGCGCTGGGAATAGCATCTGatgtggaggagagagcagtCACACAAGATCATGTTCAGATTGATGTTCTCCGAAAATATAATACCCCAAATTGCCGCATGGCTAATTATGTTACAAGCTCCAGCAGCATATGTGGTCCTATAAGAAGCTCTTCATACAACTGTAATGCAGAGTGAGTGTGTTCCCTTCAGTGTTATCATGGTGTGTGTTCTCTCGTCTCTAAACTAGATTCTGAAACAGCAAAACTGCCACAGGTTGATGGTGAAATTACTTTATGAATGAAAACCAGTCATTGAGTTGAACTGGGTGTTTGATGGTGACACCCGAACTGTGATCAGCTGTGTAATTGATCCCGCCAGCGCTCCGAACAGTTTGCTGTGTAATCTCACGCAACACCCACCGACTGCCGGCAGTGATGCAAGACTCCAGAGGCCCGTTTCTGAAGGAGGAAAGTTCAAACACTTTTGCACACACTTGTGCAGCAGTCTGGACCTTCGCCTCACCGTTTCCCGGCTCATAACGAGCCGCCGACACTCATAAAGCGGAGATGCCGGCCCATTTTACTCCCTCGTGCGCTTCTggatgcgcacacacaaaacTACTGCGGCCACGTCTGAGCGCTGGCGCAGAACGGAAACGCGCAGTCACCGGCGTCAGGCACGCGGACCCACGAGTGTCACGTTGAAACAAGCACGGAACCCGCCGCGGTGATGCTGATCGCCGGGTGCGAACTTACTGCCGCTGTGGACCCAGAAGGGGATACTGCCATCGGACTGAGCCAGGTGCGGTCCTTTGAAGCTGTACTTGTACTCGAACCGGCGGTGGGGAAGCGCCTGTGTCGTCGAGGCTCCCGCGGCGACGTCGGCCGCGCCGCCGTGAAACGTTAGCGCTGTGAGAAAAGTTAAAAGCAGCGCACGAGCCGCGGCAGCCCGACGCTGCGCTGTGGACACCGCCATGTTTCGGTATCACTGCTGACGTAGCGCTGACTCCACGAGCATGCCGGGATGTCTGTAGGGCCAACAGGGCGGTTTCTCATTGGACGAGTCttctgtaccccccccccccccccacacacacgcacgcacgcacgcacacacacacacacctcgcgcgcgctctctctctcctctgtgtttttgcaGCTGAGACTGACAACTAGGGTCTGCAGCGCAGGGGCGTAGAAACGAGGGGGTACATGA
Protein-coding sequences here:
- the lman1 gene encoding protein ERGIC-53 codes for the protein MAVSTAQRRAAAARALLLTFLTALTFHGGAADVAAGASTTQALPHRRFEYKYSFKGPHLAQSDGSIPFWVHSGNAIPSADQIRITPSLRSQRGSAWTKNKVRFEHWEAEVTFRVSGRGRMGADGLAVWFTSAQGLDGPVYGAADQWNGIGIFFDSFDNDGKKNNPAIIVVGNNGKLVYDHQNDGSTQALGTCLRDFRNKPYPVRAKITYYKKTLTVLINNGFTPDKEDYEFCTKVDNMIIPSEGFFGVSAATGGLADDHDVLSFLLFRLTEPGQQPPPPESEIPKEEKDKYQEEFQNFQQELDKKKEEFQKEHPDVQAEPIEDFYESVNEREIRQVFEGQNRIHMEIKQLHRQLAMILDEQRRYVSVITDEIAKKGTVAESGQLDSAGHQIGSVIATQQEVLRNLNELRNSFFESLKQIGSVQHQGNPGGMGTYETIQHFNDIKEHLHTVRRDVEHLVQRNVQNPGEKAVKCPEVPPMPSCLSTVHFAVFIVIQSVLFLCYVMYKSQQEAAAKKFF